The sequence below is a genomic window from Variovorax paradoxus B4.
ACACCGAGGGCCAGACCTCGGTCAGCGCAACGCCCACGGTGGTCACGCCGCTGCCCGCGGGCATCAACCACCACTGGACCAAGAACGTGGTCGCCAATGCCGAAGGCACCAGGCTCTACGTCACGGTCGGCTCCAACAGCAACATCGGCGAAAACGGGCTGGCCGCCGAAGAGGGCCGTGCCGCCATCTGGGAGGTGGATGCGAAGAGCGGCGAGAAGCGCCTGTTCGCGAGCGGGCTGCGCAACCCCAACGGACTGGCCTGGGAGCCCGAGACCAAGGCGCTGTGGACCGTGGTCAACGAGCGCGACGAAATCGGCAGCGACCTGGTGCCCGACTACCTCACATCGGTGAAAGACGGCGCCTTCTACGGCTGGCCCTGGAGCTACTACGGCGGCCATGTGGATGCGCGCGTCACGCCGCAGAAGCCCGACCTGGTGGCCAAGGCCATCGCGCCCGACTACGCGCTCGGCTCGCACGTCGCGCCCCTGGGGCTGGTCTTCTCGGACGGGCGCGGCATGCCCGCCGAGTTCGCGACCGGCGCCTTCATCGGCGAGCACGGCTCCTGGAACCGCAAGCCGAAGTCCGGCTACAAGGTGGTGTTCGTGCCGTTCATCGGCGGCAAGCCGAGCGGACCGCCGATCGACGTGCTGACCGGCTTCCTCACGGCCGACGAAAAGGCGCAGGGCCGGCCCGTGGGCGTGGCGCTCGACAAGAACGGCGCGCTGCTGGTGGCCGACGACGTGGGCAACGTGGTCTGGCGCGTCTCGCGGGCGAAGCCGCAGTAGGCGTTTCGCCTCTGTCTCTAGCGCTGCAGACGGCCGATTCGAAAGAGCCGGTGCCGGCGCAGCGCGTGCCCCTCCGGCACGGCCGGGTGATCGAAGGCGCCGTCCACGTCCTCACGCATGCCGAGGCGTTCCATCACCGCCGCCGAGCGAAGATTGCCGAGCGCCGTGAACGCCACGATCTCGTCGAATCCGAGCCGCTCGAAACCCGCCTGCAAGGCAGCGCGCGCGGCCTCGCTCGCGAGCCCCTGGCCCCACCATTTGCGTGCGAAGCGCCAGCCGATCTCGATGCAGGGCGAAAAGGGCAACGCGGCCAGCGGCACGTTCAGGCCCGTGAAGCCGGCGAACTCGCCCGATTCCCTGTGCTCGACGGCCCAGAAGCCCCAGCCCTGTTCGGCGATGCGGGCCCTGATGCGTGCGGCGAGCGCATCGCTATCGGCCCGCGTGGGCACCGGCAGCAGAAACTCCATGACCTGCGGATCGGCCGCAAGCGCGGCAAATGGCGCGAGATCGCTCCCCTGCCACTGGCGCAGCCGGAGGCGCGGGGTTTCGAATTCGATCGGGGGCTGGATGCTGTCGGCCATGCAGCCGATTGTGCTCAGAACCCCGCGAGCACCACCTTGCCCTGCGCCTTGCCGCTCTCGATCAGCGCATGCGCCTTCCTGAGGTTGGCGGCATTGATGGCGCCGAAGCTCGCATTGGCGGTCGTGCGGATGCGGCCCGCATCGACCAGCGCCGCCACCTCGGCCAGCAGCGCGCCCTGCTCGGCGACGTCCGGCGTTTCGAAGCGCGAGCGCGCGAACATCATTTCCCAGTGCAGCGAGATGCACTTGGTCTTGAGCGGCATCGCGTCGAGCGCCGGCAGGTCGTCGATCACCGCGAGCTGGCCCTGGGGCTTCAGGCTTTCGATGATCTGCGCGTAGTGCTGGCCGGTCTGCGTGAGGCTCGCGACCATGTCGACCTCGCCGATGCCCGCGGCCTTGAGTTCGGCCGCGAGCGGCTTCGAGTGGTCGATGACCGCGTGGGCGCCGAGTGCCAGGCACCACGCCCGCGTCTCGGCCCGCGAGGCCGTGGCCACCACGCGCAATTGCGTGAGCTGGCGCGCGAGCTGGATCAGGATCGACCCCACGCCGCCGGCCCCGCCGGTGACCAGCAGCGTCTGGCCCGCGCCGCCGTTCTTCGGCACCTGGAGGCGGTCGAACAGCAGCTCGTAGGCGGTGATGGTGGTCAGCGGCAGCGCGGCGGCTTGCGCATCGTCGAGGCTCCTGGGCGCGAGGGCCACGATGCGCTCGTCCACCGCATGCAGTTCGGCGTTGGCGCCGGGCCGCACGATCGAGCCGGCGTAGTAGACGCGGTCGCCGAGCTTGAAGTTCTTCACCCCGGCGCCGATGGCCTCGACCGTGCCCGCGGCGTCCCAGCCCAGCACCTTGGGCTGGCCGGCTTCGGGCGCAATGTTCTTGCGCACCTTGGTGTCGACCGGATTGACCGAGATGGCCTTCACGCGCACCAGCAGGTCGCGCGGGCCGGCCACGGGGGCGGGCAATTCGATGTCCTGCAGCGACTCGGGGTTGTCGATGGGGAGGGGCTGGTAGTAGCCGATGGCTTTCATGGTGGGGAACCTTTCCTTGTTTCCTGAACGATGGCTCGACTGTAGGATGGCAATTCAGAATTGATAAGACCGCATAAACGAGCAACACTTTCAAATGAAGATTGAAAATCTGTCGGACCTGCAGGTGCTGGTGCAGACCGCCCGCGGCGGCACGCTCACGGCGGCCGCCCATGCGCTGGGCATGACGCCGGCTGCCGCCAGCGCCACGCTCAAGCGGCTGGAAACGCAGCTCGGCGCCCGGCTGTTCGAGCGCTCGACCCGCGCCATGCGCCTGACGTCGCAGGGCCAGACGCTGCTCGACTACGCGGTGCGCGCCTTCGAGCTGCTGGACGAGGGCGAGTCGCTGGTCACGGCCGATCGCGGCGAGCTGGTCGGCACCTTGCGCGTGGCCGCCCCGTCGGATCTCACGCGCAGCACGCTGCTGCCCTGGTTCGACGAATTCCTTGAACTGCACCCGGGTGTGCAGCTGTCGCTGTCCGTCGGCGACCGGCTGCTCGACGTGACGCGCGACGAGGTCGACGTGGCATTGCGCTACGGCGCGCTGGCCGATTCGCGGCTGGTGGCGCGGCCGTTCGCGCTGACCAATCCGCTGCTCACCGCATCGCCCGCCTACCTGCGCCGCCACGCCGCGCCGAAGACGCCGCAGGACCTGGTGCACCACAACTGCCTCACCTTTGATCGCGGCGGGCGCCGCCATCGCACATGGCGCTTCGCGCAGAACGGGCAGTGGACCGAAGTGCGCGTGAAGGGCGACCGCAGCGTGGACGACGCTTCGCTCGCGCGCGAGTGGGCGGTGGCCGGCCGCGGCATCACGTTGAAGTCCGCGCTCGACGTGCGCAACGACATCAGCACCGGCCGACTGGTGCGGCTGCTGCCCGATTGGGACACCGAGCCCTACCCGCTGCACGCCCTGCTGCCGAGCGGACGCTTCGTGCCCGCGCGCGTGCGGGCGCTGGTGGATTTCCTGGCGCTGAAGTTCGAGGCGCTGACGGCCGGGTAGGCCCTAGATCATCGGCGTGACCGCGCCGTCCATCGCGACGATGGCGCCCGTCACGTAGCTCGCCTTCGGCGAGGCCAGGAACACGACCGTGTTGGCAATCTCCTGCGGCGTGGCGATGCGCCCGAGCGGCAGGCGGGCTGTGGCGCGCTGCAGCGCCTCGTCGCTGCCGATGCCCTGCAGCTTCGCGTCCGCCTTCATGCCTTCCTGCAGCCGCTCGGTCAGCGTGAGGCCGGGGTTCACCGCGTTCACGCGCACGCCCTTGGCCGCATAGGCAGCGGCCATGCCGGCGCTCACCAGCATCAGCGCCGCGTTGGCTGCACCGCCGGCCATGTGCACCGGGCTGGCGACCTTGCCGCCCTGGCCGATCACGTTGACGATCGCGCCGCGGCCGCGCTGGCCCATGCGCTTGACCACCGGATCGATCATGTGGATGTAGGTGAAGTACTTGGCGTCCATCGCGTCGTGCCAGGCGGCGGCATCCAGCTCGTCGGGCGGCGTGCGGCGCGCGGCGCCGGCCGAATTCACCAGCACGTCGACCGGGCCGAAGGCCTGCTCGGCTGCATCGAGCGCGGCCACGGCGCTGGCCGGGTCCTTGAGGTCGGCCGCATGCACCGAGACCCGGCCCTCGGCCTGTGCGAACGCTTCGGCCAGCGTCTTGCGGCCCCGCTCCAGGTTCTGCAGGTCGCGCGACACGAGGCTCACGCGCGCGCCCTCCTGCAGGAAGCCGAGCGCGCAGGCCAGGCCGATGCCCTTGCTGCCGCCGGTGATGAGAACGTGCTGGTCCTGGAGCTGGAGATCCATTGAAGAGTCCTTGAAGGGTTGCTGCGAATCGGAGCGATTGAATCACCGACGCGAAATCCCTGCAGGGACGCGGCCGTACCGGTCAGCGTGCGGCGGCCGCCGTTCGCAGCGCGGGCTCCGGCAGGCCGCATGCCGCGTCCTCGGCATGGCGCAGCTGCCCGTCGCGGTCATGGTGCACCAGCAATTGGCGGGCGCGCTGCCAGGCGGACAGGCGTGCCGGCGGCACGGCGATGTAGGAGGCCAGCGCGAACAGCGACGACTGCTCCTGGTCCGGCGGTGCCTCGCGCAGGTGCTGCAGCCGGCGGAACGGCGCCATCAGCAGCATCGAGACCAGGATCACGCCGATCACGGTGGCATAGAGGCCGAGCAGGTGCAGCACCTCGGGCTGCGAGCGCGCGCCAAGCACATAGGGCCATGCGTACCAGATCGCGCAGAACCAGATCGCCACGGTGACGGCCGGGCGCAGCACGCGCAGCCACAGGTACATGGCCAGCGTGCGCTGCGGCGAGCGGCCGCTGCCGAAGGCGCGCAGCGAAATGCGCGCGGCGTCGATG
It includes:
- a CDS encoding LysR family transcriptional regulator, whose product is MKIENLSDLQVLVQTARGGTLTAAAHALGMTPAAASATLKRLETQLGARLFERSTRAMRLTSQGQTLLDYAVRAFELLDEGESLVTADRGELVGTLRVAAPSDLTRSTLLPWFDEFLELHPGVQLSLSVGDRLLDVTRDEVDVALRYGALADSRLVARPFALTNPLLTASPAYLRRHAAPKTPQDLVHHNCLTFDRGGRRHRTWRFAQNGQWTEVRVKGDRSVDDASLAREWAVAGRGITLKSALDVRNDISTGRLVRLLPDWDTEPYPLHALLPSGRFVPARVRALVDFLALKFEALTAG
- a CDS encoding PgaD family protein, yielding MHHHPESHTLPPVRRRSWGQPAGEEPIIDAARISLRAFGSGRSPQRTLAMYLWLRVLRPAVTVAIWFCAIWYAWPYVLGARSQPEVLHLLGLYATVIGVILVSMLLMAPFRRLQHLREAPPDQEQSSLFALASYIAVPPARLSAWQRARQLLVHHDRDGQLRHAEDAACGLPEPALRTAAAAR
- a CDS encoding SDR family oxidoreductase is translated as MDLQLQDQHVLITGGSKGIGLACALGFLQEGARVSLVSRDLQNLERGRKTLAEAFAQAEGRVSVHAADLKDPASAVAALDAAEQAFGPVDVLVNSAGAARRTPPDELDAAAWHDAMDAKYFTYIHMIDPVVKRMGQRGRGAIVNVIGQGGKVASPVHMAGGAANAALMLVSAGMAAAYAAKGVRVNAVNPGLTLTERLQEGMKADAKLQGIGSDEALQRATARLPLGRIATPQEIANTVVFLASPKASYVTGAIVAMDGAVTPMI
- a CDS encoding zinc-binding alcohol dehydrogenase family protein, coding for MKAIGYYQPLPIDNPESLQDIELPAPVAGPRDLLVRVKAISVNPVDTKVRKNIAPEAGQPKVLGWDAAGTVEAIGAGVKNFKLGDRVYYAGSIVRPGANAELHAVDERIVALAPRSLDDAQAAALPLTTITAYELLFDRLQVPKNGGAGQTLLVTGGAGGVGSILIQLARQLTQLRVVATASRAETRAWCLALGAHAVIDHSKPLAAELKAAGIGEVDMVASLTQTGQHYAQIIESLKPQGQLAVIDDLPALDAMPLKTKCISLHWEMMFARSRFETPDVAEQGALLAEVAALVDAGRIRTTANASFGAINAANLRKAHALIESGKAQGKVVLAGF
- a CDS encoding PQQ-dependent sugar dehydrogenase; the encoded protein is MKVPSIAMSSQASMATVIAALALAGCGETAKLAPEATTGPRPQLVEPNKTLIPTVNVATAIGWTDAAAPRAADGLRVNALARGLDHPRWVYTLPNGDVLVAESNKPPKLEGSSDGGSGPMGKIRNWVMGKVMGRAGAGVPSPNRITLLRDADGDGAAEVRQVFLSNLSSPFGMALVGSELFIANADALVKVPYTEGQTSVSATPTVVTPLPAGINHHWTKNVVANAEGTRLYVTVGSNSNIGENGLAAEEGRAAIWEVDAKSGEKRLFASGLRNPNGLAWEPETKALWTVVNERDEIGSDLVPDYLTSVKDGAFYGWPWSYYGGHVDARVTPQKPDLVAKAIAPDYALGSHVAPLGLVFSDGRGMPAEFATGAFIGEHGSWNRKPKSGYKVVFVPFIGGKPSGPPIDVLTGFLTADEKAQGRPVGVALDKNGALLVADDVGNVVWRVSRAKPQ
- a CDS encoding GNAT family N-acetyltransferase, encoding MADSIQPPIEFETPRLRLRQWQGSDLAPFAALAADPQVMEFLLPVPTRADSDALAARIRARIAEQGWGFWAVEHRESGEFAGFTGLNVPLAALPFSPCIEIGWRFARKWWGQGLASEAARAALQAGFERLGFDEIVAFTALGNLRSAAVMERLGMREDVDGAFDHPAVPEGHALRRHRLFRIGRLQR